Proteins encoded within one genomic window of Gadus chalcogrammus isolate NIFS_2021 chromosome 6, NIFS_Gcha_1.0, whole genome shotgun sequence:
- the LOC130383862 gene encoding endosomal/lysosomal proton channel TMEM175-like, producing the protein MTFLIVTVAWAAHVRLFQVIVRIDDCLALLNLACMMLITFLPYTFSLMATFPENHLGILLFCGCVMVIGLIQALVVVYAFSRPFLLKEQIQTSEDLKVYKHHILQVILKVPVMCFLASIFSFIFLQLSYVLLAMVIFLPYISQFLKWCRSKATGEEETPDPDTLYQASEPLSKERLEAFSDGVYAIVATLLILDICEDNVPDRETVKTFYNGSLVSALSDYGPEYLAYFGSFVTVGLLWFVHHSLFLHVTKTTRFMGLLNAFSLAFVGGLPLAYQLTHEFPRNSNNELEAIQVSCVIIFFAGINQLGIWVVALYSEQETLHRYVRYAGRDHIFMLAKLALYPCVALGTFFLTCILSQFSASIFHLMEITVPLAFLVLRLLVRVALAGLRLVFCPERAIPRTVLEEEQDALVA; encoded by the exons ATGACGTTCCTGATCGTAACGGTGGCCTGGGCCGCGCACGTCAG GTTATTTCAGGTGATCGTACGCATTGATGACTGCCTGGCTCTCCTCAACCTG GCCTGTATGATGCTGATAACCTTCCTCCCGTACACA TTTTCGCTGATGGCGACGTTTCCTGAGAACCACCTGGGGATCCTGCTGTTCTGCGGCTGTGTAATGGTCATCGGCCTGATTCAG GCCTTGGTGGTGGTCTACGCCTTCAGTAGACCCTTCCTGCTGAAGGAGCAGATCCAGACCTCAGAGGACCTAAAGGTTTACAAACACCACATCCTGCAGGTCATCCTCAAGGTTCCAGTCATGTGCTTCCTTGCCAGCATCTTCTCCTTCATATTCCTCCAACTG TCCTACGTGCTGCTGGCCATGGTGATCTTCCTTCCATATATCTCCCAGTTCTTAAAGTGGTGTCGCAGCAAAGCCACCG GTGAGGAGGAGACCCCAGACCCTGACACCCTCTACCAGGCCAGTGAGCCGCTGTCCAAGGAGCGGCTGGAGGCCTTCAGCGATGGTGTCTATGCCATCGTGGCCACGCTGCTCATCTTGGACATATG TGAGGATAACGTCCCCGACCGAGAGACCGTGAAGACCTTCTACAACGGGAGCCTGGTGTCGGCGCTCAGCGACTACGGACCGGAGTACCTGGCGTACTTCGGGTCCTTCGTCACTGTGGGGCTGCTCTGGTTCGTCCACCACTCGCTGTTCCTCCACGTCACCAAGACCACGCGCTTCATGGGCCTGCTCAACGCCTTCTCGCTCGCCTTTGTCGGCGGCCTGCCGTTAGCCTACCAGCTCACCCACGAGTTCCCGCGCAACTCTAACAACGAGCTGGAGGCCATTCAGGTCAGCTGCGTCATCATCTTCTTTGCGGGTATCAACCAGCTGGGGATCTGGGTGGTCGCCCTTTACAGCGAACAGGAGACCCTGCACCGATACGTACGCTACGCTGGCCGCGACCACATCTTCATGCTAGCCAAGCTAGCACTGTATCCCTGTGTGGCGCTTGGAACTTTTTTCCTAACGTGTATTTTGAGTCAATTTAGCGCATCCATCTTTCACCTGATGGAGATCACAGTGCCTTTGGCCTTCTTGGTCTTGAGGCTTCTGGTGCGTGTTGCACTAGCTGGGCTACGGCTAGTCTTCTGTCCAGAAAGAGCCATTCCCAGGACCGttctggaggaggagcaggatgcCCTGGTCGCCTAG